One Candidatus Sulfotelmatobacter sp. genomic region harbors:
- a CDS encoding isovaleryl-CoA dehydrogenase yields MDTIDRPSHATHEVTNQPPPLAGYDVAAADVALMEGLRREGAGWAEAGLHELGTLAGSEEAIAWGFEANRNEPELRTHDRFGNRIDEVAFHPSWHRLMEVAIAHGLHGSPWREPREGAHVARYAGFYVWSQVESGHGCPISMTYASVPVLRRRPDLAVLAEPVLTSTTYEPVLRPLREKRGALCGMAMTEKQGGSDVRANTTRAEPFDGDTYTLTGHKWFCSAPMSDAFLVLAQAPEGLTCFFLPRVLPDGTRNAFRIQRLKDKLGNRSNASSEIELESAIALRIGEEGRGVATIIEMVNHTRLDCIAGTASLMRQAFAQAAHHTRHRRAFGALLADQPLMRNVLADLALESEAATALFLRLARAVDRAPDDPREAAFARLGTAVGKYWVCKRGPVHTGEAMECLGGNGYVEESILPRLYREAPVNSIWEGSGNVNALDLLRALSRQPAAGEAYFAEVALAAGSDRRLDAAAAALRADLAATDPAGVEAGARRIVERLALVLQASLLVRHAPAAVADAFCASRLGGEGGLAFGTLPPSAQTGAILERAWPR; encoded by the coding sequence ATGGACACCATCGACCGGCCGAGTCACGCGACCCATGAGGTGACCAATCAGCCGCCGCCGCTGGCCGGGTACGACGTCGCCGCGGCCGACGTGGCGCTCATGGAAGGCCTGCGCCGCGAGGGCGCCGGATGGGCGGAGGCCGGACTGCACGAGCTGGGGACGCTGGCGGGCTCGGAAGAGGCGATCGCCTGGGGGTTCGAGGCCAACCGCAACGAGCCGGAGCTGCGCACGCACGATCGCTTCGGCAACCGCATCGACGAGGTCGCGTTCCATCCGAGCTGGCACCGGTTGATGGAGGTCGCGATCGCACACGGCCTGCACGGCAGCCCGTGGCGCGAACCGCGCGAGGGCGCGCACGTCGCGCGCTACGCCGGCTTCTACGTGTGGTCGCAGGTCGAGTCCGGCCACGGGTGTCCGATCTCGATGACGTACGCCTCGGTGCCCGTCCTGCGCCGGCGCCCCGATCTCGCGGTGCTGGCCGAACCGGTGCTGACGTCGACGACCTACGAGCCCGTGCTGCGACCGCTGCGCGAGAAGCGCGGCGCGCTGTGCGGCATGGCGATGACCGAGAAGCAAGGCGGCTCGGACGTGCGCGCCAACACGACGCGCGCCGAGCCGTTCGACGGCGACACGTACACGCTGACCGGCCACAAGTGGTTCTGCTCGGCACCGATGTCCGACGCGTTCCTCGTGCTGGCGCAGGCACCCGAGGGGTTGACCTGCTTCTTCTTGCCGCGCGTGCTGCCCGACGGGACGCGCAACGCGTTCCGCATCCAGCGGCTCAAGGACAAGCTCGGCAACCGTTCCAACGCGTCGAGCGAGATCGAGCTCGAGAGCGCGATCGCGCTGCGCATCGGCGAGGAGGGACGCGGCGTCGCCACCATCATCGAGATGGTCAACCACACGCGGCTCGACTGCATCGCCGGCACCGCGTCGCTGATGCGCCAAGCGTTCGCGCAAGCGGCGCACCACACCCGTCATCGCCGCGCGTTCGGCGCGTTGCTGGCCGATCAGCCGCTGATGCGCAACGTCCTCGCCGACCTCGCCCTCGAGAGCGAAGCGGCCACCGCGCTCTTCCTGCGCCTGGCGCGCGCGGTCGACCGCGCCCCCGACGATCCGCGCGAAGCCGCGTTCGCGCGGCTGGGCACGGCGGTGGGCAAGTATTGGGTCTGCAAGCGCGGGCCGGTGCACACCGGCGAGGCGATGGAGTGCCTGGGCGGCAACGGCTACGTCGAGGAGAGCATCTTGCCGCGCCTCTATCGCGAGGCGCCGGTCAACTCGATCTGGGAAGGCTCGGGCAACGTCAACGCGCTCGACCTGCTGCGCGCGCTGAGCCGTCAGCCGGCCGCGGGCGAGGCGTACTTCGCCGAGGTCGCGCTGGCGGCCGGAAGCGATCGGCGCTTGGACGCCGCCGCCGCCGCGCTCCGCGCGGACCTCGCGGCGACCGACCCCGCCGGCGTCGAGGCCGGCGCGCGGCGCATCGTCGAGCGGCTCGCGCTCGTTTTACAGGCCTCGCTGCTGGTGCGGCACGCGCCGGCCGCCGTCGCGGACGCGTTCTGCGCCAGCCGACTCGGCGGCGAAGGCGGGCTCGCGTTCGGAACCCTCCCGCCGAGCGCCCAGACGGGCGCGATTCTCGAGCGAGCCTGGCCGCGATGA
- a CDS encoding Uma2 family endonuclease: MSDMQIAYAPHRFTVDDFHRMSDAGYFAPDARVELLDGQFYETVVSMNPPHAVSVQRLNVALVRRLGDVATIRCQLPVILGEYSEPLPDFALVRPNSREYLDGHPQTDDVFFLVEVSDSSHDQDRRLKAPLYAHHGVREVWLVDLVDDLVVAYRDPRADGFAIVTVARRGETIAPLAFPGIRVPVDEMLPPR; this comes from the coding sequence ATGAGTGACATGCAGATCGCGTACGCGCCCCACCGCTTTACGGTCGACGACTTTCACCGGATGTCCGACGCGGGATACTTCGCGCCGGACGCTCGGGTCGAACTCCTCGACGGGCAGTTCTACGAGACCGTCGTGTCGATGAATCCGCCGCACGCGGTCAGCGTGCAGCGGTTGAATGTAGCCCTCGTCCGGCGCCTGGGCGACGTCGCGACGATCCGGTGCCAGTTGCCGGTGATTCTCGGCGAGTACTCCGAGCCGCTGCCGGACTTTGCGCTGGTCCGTCCGAATTCGCGTGAGTACCTCGACGGCCACCCGCAAACCGACGACGTCTTCTTCCTGGTCGAGGTCAGCGACAGCTCGCACGATCAGGACCGCCGCCTCAAGGCGCCGCTCTATGCTCACCACGGCGTGCGGGAGGTGTGGCTGGTCGACCTCGTCGACGATCTGGTGGTCGCCTATCGCGACCCACGCGCTGACGGCTTCGCGATCGTCACGGTCGCGCGACGCGGTGAAACCATCGCACCGCTGGCCTTCCCGGGCATTCGCGTTCCGGTCGACGAGATGCTGCCGCCGCGCTGA
- a CDS encoding ABC transporter substrate-binding protein, with protein sequence MKHSFRMTLVMLCALCLVQTAPAISAGGPPIKVALLAPTSGNAAAAGHDMVNGWNLYWSEHGSSVAGHAIVTTVYDTASNPSRALDQARHAVEQDGAQLVVGPYLANSGLAVAPYLEAHRVPMILPTVSADDLSQRLANSYVVKVAGWTSSLPTHVAGEWAAEQGYKNVATIANSYAFGYENAGGFAQTFTEKGGKIVAQLWSPLGTADYSPYISRLQAAHPDAVFVEMVGADAVHFLQLWNSFGLKNKIPLIANETTTDQSNIRSMPPEVVDGIVSFGHYAEGRDDAATRSFELKYGAAEGVLPSYMAAGFYTAAQWLDMAITHVHGDIADSARLLTAIHDVRLADSPLGPLELDRYNAPVENVYLRRVVATSGPAAKYAKTWNVVTKTWPHVSQFWTYNPKTYLKQPVYTESFQGIK encoded by the coding sequence ATGAAGCACTCTTTCCGCATGACGCTCGTCATGCTCTGCGCGCTCTGCCTGGTGCAAACGGCACCCGCCATCTCCGCCGGTGGTCCGCCGATCAAGGTCGCGCTGTTGGCGCCGACCTCCGGCAACGCCGCGGCAGCGGGCCACGACATGGTCAACGGCTGGAACCTGTACTGGAGCGAGCACGGCAGCTCCGTCGCCGGGCACGCGATCGTCACCACCGTGTACGATACCGCTTCGAACCCGTCGCGCGCGCTCGATCAGGCGCGGCACGCGGTCGAGCAGGACGGTGCGCAGCTCGTGGTCGGGCCCTATCTCGCCAACTCCGGGCTGGCCGTCGCGCCCTATCTCGAAGCGCACCGGGTTCCGATGATCCTCCCGACGGTGTCGGCCGACGACCTCTCGCAGCGGCTGGCCAACTCCTACGTCGTCAAGGTCGCCGGCTGGACGTCGAGCCTGCCGACGCACGTCGCCGGCGAATGGGCCGCCGAGCAGGGTTACAAGAACGTCGCCACGATCGCGAACTCCTACGCGTTCGGGTACGAGAACGCGGGTGGCTTCGCGCAGACCTTTACCGAGAAGGGCGGCAAGATCGTCGCCCAGCTGTGGTCGCCGCTCGGCACGGCCGACTACAGTCCCTACATCTCCCGCCTGCAGGCCGCGCATCCGGACGCGGTGTTCGTCGAGATGGTCGGCGCGGACGCGGTACACTTCCTGCAGCTGTGGAACTCGTTCGGACTCAAGAACAAGATCCCGCTGATCGCCAACGAGACGACGACCGACCAGTCCAACATCCGATCGATGCCGCCCGAGGTCGTCGACGGCATCGTCAGCTTCGGCCACTACGCCGAAGGTCGCGACGACGCGGCGACCCGCAGCTTCGAGCTGAAGTACGGCGCCGCCGAGGGTGTGCTCCCGTCGTACATGGCCGCGGGCTTCTACACCGCCGCGCAGTGGCTCGACATGGCGATCACCCACGTCCATGGCGACATCGCCGACTCCGCGCGCCTGCTGACCGCGATCCACGACGTGCGGCTGGCCGACTCGCCGCTGGGCCCGCTCGAGCTCGACCGCTACAACGCGCCGGTCGAGAACGTCTACCTGCGCCGCGTGGTCGCGACCAGCGGTCCGGCGGCGAAGTACGCCAAGACCTGGAACGTCGTGACCAAGACCTGGCCGCACGTCTCGCAGTTCTGGACCTACAACCCGAAGACGTACCTCAAACAGCCGGTCTACACCGAGTCGTTCCAGGGGATCAAGTGA
- a CDS encoding AlkA N-terminal domain-containing protein produces the protein MSVREADVPVRTPYRLDLTAAVLRRLSTNAVDTFDGTTYRRLLGVPAAPTLLAVTQSAPGQLRVRLEGPQARALDPAAIVRRMLGTEVSLAAFDAGARRIPWLAPLAKAARGVKPPRYPSLWETVVNAVVYQQVSIHAAGAILRRVVERYAPLREVAGVALRAFVPAETILAAEPPELRALGLSINKVLSLKAVARAILSGELDEPTLDRLSTPDLLAALTAHKGIGPWTAAVIGLRGFARLDLFPMNDSGAAAAFRRLSGDANLAPEPILDALAPQQGMLYYHLLMDRLADRGEIRLAGRTPVTSV, from the coding sequence GTGAGCGTTCGCGAGGCCGACGTCCCCGTGCGCACGCCGTACCGGCTCGACCTGACGGCGGCGGTGCTGCGGCGCCTCTCGACCAACGCGGTCGACACCTTCGACGGCACGACGTACCGCCGGCTGTTGGGCGTGCCCGCGGCGCCGACGCTGCTGGCGGTGACGCAGAGCGCACCGGGGCAGCTGCGCGTGCGCCTGGAGGGTCCGCAGGCGCGCGCCCTCGATCCCGCGGCGATCGTGCGCCGCATGCTCGGGACCGAGGTCTCGCTGGCGGCCTTCGACGCCGGCGCGCGGCGGATTCCGTGGCTGGCGCCGCTGGCGAAGGCCGCTCGTGGCGTCAAGCCGCCGCGCTACCCCTCCCTGTGGGAGACGGTCGTCAACGCGGTCGTCTACCAGCAGGTCTCGATCCACGCCGCGGGCGCCATCCTGCGGCGCGTCGTCGAGCGCTACGCGCCGTTGCGCGAGGTCGCCGGCGTCGCCCTGCGCGCCTTCGTCCCGGCCGAGACGATCCTGGCCGCCGAGCCGCCGGAGCTGCGCGCGCTCGGGCTTTCGATCAACAAGGTGCTCTCGCTCAAGGCGGTGGCCCGAGCGATCCTCTCGGGCGAGCTCGACGAGCCGACCCTCGACCGGTTGTCGACTCCGGACCTGCTCGCCGCCCTGACCGCGCACAAGGGAATCGGGCCCTGGACGGCCGCCGTCATCGGCCTGCGAGGGTTCGCCCGGCTCGACCTGTTCCCGATGAACGACTCGGGCGCGGCGGCCGCCTTTCGGCGCCTCTCGGGGGACGCGAACTTGGCGCCGGAGCCGATCCTCGACGCGCTCGCCCCGCAGCAGGGTATGCTCTACTACCATCTGCTGATGGACCGCTTGGCGGACCGCGGCGAGATCCGGCTGGCCGGCCGGACGCCCGTCACGTCTGTGTAA
- a CDS encoding ABC transporter substrate-binding protein → MPAAIAAGALLALGSIARPPHALADAKPLRLGVLIPTSGVFAAPGAYMREGLDLYLAQHRNELGGRPVQIVAGDTQGNPSVGLTEIRRLVEQEHVDVIFGPLSAAVGSALVPYIDQHKMPAIYPIVSSDDLTQRTPSPYIVRTGWTSSQPTHVLGDYAFRVLKYKTAATVAYDFNFGWESIGGFVDTFQRDGGKVVKQVWTPTVTSDYSPYLSAIPRDVDVVMCSFSGTAAVNFIHQYRAFGLKMPLICQGNTTDESTLDAEGPGAVGIVTALQYSATLDTSVNNAFVAAYEHAFHHVPSYYGEGTYDGAALLDRALASVHGDTSNTPAFLRALKHTTIPSAPRGPITFDAYGNPVQNIYVRRVEQRGGALVNAVVQTYPHVSQFWNVPPKEYLSHPVYSRSYPPCNGCG, encoded by the coding sequence GTGCCGGCGGCGATCGCCGCCGGCGCGCTGCTCGCCCTGGGTTCGATCGCGCGGCCGCCGCACGCGCTCGCCGACGCGAAGCCGCTGCGGCTGGGCGTGCTGATCCCGACCTCCGGCGTCTTCGCCGCGCCGGGTGCCTACATGCGCGAAGGCCTCGACCTCTACCTCGCGCAGCACCGCAACGAGCTGGGCGGCCGTCCGGTGCAGATCGTCGCGGGCGACACGCAAGGAAACCCGTCGGTCGGCTTGACCGAGATTCGGCGCCTGGTCGAACAGGAACACGTCGACGTCATCTTCGGACCGCTCTCGGCGGCCGTCGGCTCGGCGCTGGTGCCCTACATCGACCAGCACAAGATGCCGGCCATCTATCCGATCGTCTCGTCGGACGATCTCACCCAACGGACGCCCTCGCCGTACATCGTGCGCACCGGCTGGACCAGCAGTCAGCCCACGCACGTGCTCGGCGACTACGCGTTTCGGGTGCTGAAATACAAGACCGCGGCCACGGTCGCGTACGATTTCAACTTCGGCTGGGAGAGCATCGGCGGGTTCGTCGACACCTTCCAGCGCGACGGCGGCAAGGTCGTCAAGCAAGTCTGGACGCCGACGGTGACGTCGGACTACTCGCCGTACCTTTCGGCGATCCCGCGCGACGTCGACGTCGTGATGTGCAGCTTTTCGGGGACCGCGGCGGTGAACTTCATTCACCAGTACCGCGCGTTCGGGCTGAAGATGCCGCTGATCTGTCAGGGCAACACCACCGACGAGAGCACGCTCGACGCCGAAGGGCCGGGCGCGGTCGGGATCGTCACCGCGCTGCAGTACAGCGCGACGCTCGACACCTCGGTCAACAACGCCTTCGTCGCCGCCTACGAGCACGCGTTCCACCACGTGCCCTCGTACTACGGCGAGGGGACGTACGACGGTGCCGCGCTGCTCGACCGGGCGCTGGCGTCGGTCCACGGCGACACGTCGAACACGCCGGCGTTCCTGCGCGCGCTCAAGCACACGACGATCCCCAGCGCGCCGCGGGGCCCGATCACCTTCGACGCCTACGGCAATCCGGTGCAGAACATCTACGTGCGCCGGGTCGAGCAGCGCGGCGGCGCGCTGGTCAACGCGGTCGTCCAGACCTACCCGCACGTCTCGCAGTTCTGGAACGTGCCGCCGAAAGAGTACCTCAGCCATCCGGTCTACTCGCGCAGCTATCCGCCGTGCAACGGCTGCGGATGA
- a CDS encoding alcohol dehydrogenase catalytic domain-containing protein: MSETMRAAVYHGPRDIRVEELPVPQPAHGELLVRVHANGICGTDAGEYVAGPQMYPLHAKHGLTGHLGPIVPGHEFAGRVAAIGAGVHGFTEGEPVVTGAALWCGECPQCRAGRTSICTLYATVGLHRDGGLAQYVRVPAHIALRAAPFGLADDIAVLAQPMAIAVHALRRGSPRPEETVLVLGAGGIGAFLIYALAEGGARVIAADVLPGRLAIAERLGADATIDAADAATVRERLDALGVVPTLVFEVTGSQAGYESAIAACDPGGRVVSVGIAKHPLTIDARRVTVKELEVIGTNALIGRDDVPEAARLLAIDQPLWTAVAPVAIPLDQLVSDGILPMVEGRAAQIKTLVDPWTERTRPTTAD, translated from the coding sequence GTGAGCGAGACGATGCGCGCGGCCGTCTATCACGGTCCGCGCGACATCCGCGTCGAGGAGCTGCCGGTGCCGCAGCCGGCGCACGGCGAGTTGCTGGTGCGCGTGCACGCCAACGGCATCTGCGGCACCGACGCCGGCGAGTACGTCGCCGGACCGCAGATGTACCCGCTGCACGCCAAGCACGGGCTGACCGGGCATCTGGGGCCGATCGTGCCCGGTCACGAGTTCGCCGGCCGCGTCGCCGCGATCGGCGCCGGCGTCCACGGCTTCACCGAGGGCGAGCCCGTGGTGACCGGTGCGGCACTCTGGTGCGGCGAGTGCCCGCAGTGTCGCGCCGGCCGCACCAGCATTTGCACGCTCTACGCGACCGTCGGCCTGCATCGCGACGGCGGCCTCGCGCAGTACGTCCGCGTCCCCGCCCACATCGCGCTGCGCGCGGCGCCGTTCGGGCTGGCCGACGACATCGCCGTGCTGGCGCAGCCGATGGCGATCGCCGTCCACGCGCTGCGCCGCGGCTCGCCGCGTCCCGAAGAGACGGTGCTCGTGCTGGGCGCCGGCGGGATCGGCGCGTTCCTGATCTACGCGTTGGCCGAAGGCGGCGCGCGCGTCATCGCGGCCGACGTGCTGCCCGGCCGGCTCGCGATCGCCGAACGGCTGGGCGCCGACGCCACCATCGACGCCGCCGACGCCGCGACGGTGCGCGAGCGGCTCGACGCGCTGGGCGTCGTGCCGACGCTGGTGTTCGAGGTCACCGGCAGTCAGGCCGGCTACGAGAGCGCGATCGCCGCCTGCGATCCCGGCGGTCGCGTCGTCTCGGTCGGCATCGCGAAGCATCCGCTGACGATCGACGCCCGCCGCGTCACCGTCAAAGAGCTCGAGGTGATCGGCACCAACGCGCTGATCGGCCGCGACGACGTCCCCGAAGCCGCGCGCCTGCTCGCGATCGATCAACCGCTCTGGACCGCCGTCGCACCCGTCGCGATCCCGCTCGACCAGCTCGTCAGCGACGGCATTCTCCCTATGGTCGAAGGCCGCGCCGCGCAGATCAAGACCCTGGTCGACCCGTGGACGGAGCGCACCCGTCCGACGACGGCCGACTAG
- a CDS encoding DUF3175 domain-containing protein, with amino-acid sequence MDDESQNRWSADVTAHDRHDVGGGVFSTGTAAEIADAVIGAALEEGADEHLERRAMAKLTFYENRAGRHLSPERRAVLDEAKELVRARAASR; translated from the coding sequence ATGGACGACGAATCCCAGAACCGCTGGTCCGCAGACGTCACCGCGCACGACCGGCACGACGTCGGCGGCGGCGTGTTCTCGACCGGCACGGCGGCGGAGATCGCCGACGCGGTCATCGGGGCGGCGCTCGAAGAGGGTGCGGACGAGCATCTCGAACGGCGCGCGATGGCGAAGCTCACGTTCTACGAAAACCGGGCCGGCCGCCATCTCTCACCCGAACGGCGCGCCGTGCTGGACGAGGCGAAAGAGCTGGTCCGGGCGCGCGCGGCGTCGCGCTAA
- a CDS encoding peroxiredoxin — protein sequence MSESTALPIPLDDGAAAHLAGTRIPSLALPATDGTSVDLSTIPGLVVVFAYPRTGRPGEPSLTDDWDTIPGARGCTPQTCSFRDLHADFAARGARVYGLSTQDTDYQREMVERLHVPFPVLSDAQLRLAHALRLPTFDAAGLTLLKRMAWIARDGVIERVFYPVFPPERNADDVLAALS from the coding sequence ATGAGCGAATCGACCGCGCTGCCGATCCCTCTCGACGACGGTGCCGCCGCCCACCTGGCGGGGACGCGGATTCCGTCGCTCGCGTTGCCGGCGACCGACGGCACGAGCGTCGATCTCTCGACGATTCCGGGTCTGGTCGTCGTGTTCGCATACCCGCGCACGGGCCGCCCGGGCGAGCCGTCGCTGACCGACGACTGGGATACGATTCCCGGTGCCCGCGGCTGCACGCCGCAGACCTGCAGCTTCCGCGATCTGCACGCCGACTTCGCCGCCCGCGGCGCGCGCGTCTACGGACTCTCCACGCAGGACACGGACTATCAGCGCGAGATGGTGGAACGGCTGCACGTGCCGTTTCCGGTGCTCAGCGACGCGCAGCTGCGGCTGGCGCACGCGCTGCGGTTACCGACCTTCGACGCCGCCGGGCTCACGCTGCTCAAGCGCATGGCGTGGATCGCGCGCGACGGCGTGATCGAGCGCGTCTTCTACCCGGTCTTTCCGCCCGAACGCAACGCCGACGACGTCCTCGCCGCCCTGAGCTGA
- a CDS encoding 2-dehydropantoate 2-reductase, which produces MSIAVVGVGGIGGVVAATLRAAGHDVIACARRPFARLALLRPEGDVEVDLCVHCDPAGVWAADWVLLCTKAHQSSSAAPWLARLCGPATRVAVLQNGIGQRERVAPLVGSAHVVPTIVYYNGERLADDRVRMRHADVVDLAVGDDADGRAFAALFAGTPLAVRVTGDLPTLAWRKLLLNLAANPITALTGRRQEVLRGDAMRALCSAVFDEAVAVARAEGARFGPTESVDALARLMSYPADAGTSMYFDRLAGRRSEVDELTGPLVAAGRRHGIPTPLNAALLALMRAIDDAQPAG; this is translated from the coding sequence CCGGCCACGACGTGATCGCCTGCGCGCGCCGGCCGTTCGCGCGCCTCGCGCTGCTGCGCCCCGAGGGCGACGTCGAGGTGGACCTCTGCGTCCACTGCGATCCGGCCGGCGTCTGGGCCGCCGACTGGGTGCTGCTGTGCACCAAGGCCCACCAGTCGAGCTCGGCGGCGCCGTGGCTGGCGCGTCTCTGCGGTCCGGCGACGCGGGTCGCGGTGCTGCAGAACGGGATCGGGCAGCGCGAGCGGGTGGCGCCGCTCGTCGGATCGGCGCACGTCGTGCCGACGATCGTCTACTACAACGGCGAACGGTTGGCCGACGATCGCGTGCGGATGCGCCATGCCGACGTCGTCGACCTCGCGGTCGGCGACGACGCGGACGGCCGCGCGTTCGCGGCGCTGTTCGCCGGCACGCCGCTCGCCGTGCGCGTTACCGGCGACCTGCCGACGCTGGCCTGGCGCAAGCTGTTGCTCAACCTGGCCGCCAACCCGATCACCGCGCTCACCGGTCGGCGCCAAGAAGTCTTGCGCGGCGATGCGATGCGTGCGCTGTGCAGCGCGGTCTTCGACGAGGCGGTCGCGGTGGCACGCGCCGAGGGCGCGCGCTTCGGGCCGACCGAGTCAGTCGACGCGCTCGCGCGCCTGATGAGCTATCCGGCCGACGCCGGCACCTCGATGTACTTCGACCGCTTGGCCGGCCGTCGCTCGGAAGTCGACGAGCTCACCGGCCCGCTCGTGGCGGCCGGACGCCGGCACGGCATCCCCACCCCGCTGAACGCGGCCTTGCTCGCGCTCATGCGCGCGATCGACGACGCGCAGCCGGCCGGTTAG
- a CDS encoding ABC-2 family transporter protein — MYLATYARYWRINLLTMLEYRANFVMWFFFTIFYHGTAIVALWVTLRNFPSIDGWDFRETAFMYGLWMLGHALHNTLFFTVGDVPTFVREGRFDRFLVRPLDPLFQALTVPQQISPDELVLAVLFFCVATAYVGVHVDALFVAYVPLVAIGGALIDFGVTLAIATASFWVIRIDALRWIVMSLEQDFSRYPIGIYQKGVRLALAFVLPFAFMNYFPATFLLHKSEDGLHLNPTVGLLTPLVGLACAAIAYAFWRFGLNRYQGTGS; from the coding sequence GTGTACCTGGCGACCTACGCGCGGTATTGGCGGATCAACCTGCTCACGATGCTCGAGTACCGCGCGAACTTTGTCATGTGGTTCTTCTTCACGATCTTCTACCACGGCACGGCGATCGTGGCGCTGTGGGTCACGCTGCGCAACTTCCCCTCGATCGACGGTTGGGACTTCCGCGAGACCGCGTTCATGTACGGCTTGTGGATGCTCGGCCACGCACTCCACAACACGCTCTTCTTCACCGTCGGCGACGTGCCGACGTTCGTGCGCGAAGGCCGCTTCGACCGCTTCCTGGTGCGCCCGCTGGACCCGCTCTTCCAGGCGCTCACGGTGCCACAGCAGATCTCACCCGACGAGCTGGTCCTGGCGGTCCTGTTCTTCTGCGTCGCGACGGCCTACGTCGGCGTGCACGTCGACGCGCTGTTCGTCGCCTACGTGCCGCTGGTCGCGATCGGCGGCGCGCTGATCGACTTCGGCGTCACGCTCGCGATCGCCACGGCGTCGTTCTGGGTGATCCGCATCGACGCGCTGCGCTGGATCGTCATGTCGCTCGAACAGGACTTCTCGCGCTATCCGATCGGCATCTATCAGAAGGGCGTGCGGCTCGCGCTCGCGTTCGTGCTGCCGTTCGCCTTCATGAACTACTTTCCGGCGACGTTCCTGTTGCACAAGAGCGAGGACGGGCTGCACCTGAACCCCACGGTCGGGCTGCTCACGCCGCTGGTCGGGCTGGCCTGCGCGGCGATCGCGTACGCCTTTTGGCGCTTCGGACTGAACCGCTACCAAGGCACCGGGAGCTGA
- a CDS encoding pirin family protein — MATLAAPVFAVQRAQDRAFYDYGWLKTYHSFSFADYHDPANLHWGALRVFNDDTVAPGQGFGEHPHRDMEIVTYVLRGELEHRDSMGHHGVVGPGGVQYMSAGTGVRHSEFNHSAERDVHFVQMWILPPHAGGAPQYGQQAFDPAARRDRWLTVASGESGVPAPVALRQQATLRVASVADVTLAHSFGPGRYGFLFVADGTVEANGERLATGDAVRIHGVPELRVHGTGELVLWDVPGVGEN; from the coding sequence ATGGCAACGCTTGCCGCTCCCGTTTTCGCGGTCCAGCGGGCGCAGGACCGCGCCTTCTACGACTACGGCTGGCTGAAGACGTACCACTCGTTCAGCTTCGCCGACTACCACGATCCGGCGAACCTCCATTGGGGCGCGCTGCGCGTGTTCAACGACGACACCGTCGCGCCGGGCCAGGGCTTCGGCGAGCACCCGCACCGCGACATGGAGATCGTCACCTACGTGCTGCGCGGGGAGCTCGAGCACCGCGACTCGATGGGGCACCACGGCGTGGTCGGACCGGGCGGCGTGCAGTACATGAGCGCGGGGACGGGCGTGCGCCACAGCGAGTTCAACCACTCGGCGGAGCGCGACGTGCACTTCGTGCAGATGTGGATCCTGCCGCCCCACGCGGGCGGCGCGCCGCAGTACGGGCAGCAGGCCTTCGATCCGGCCGCGCGGCGCGACCGCTGGCTGACCGTCGCCAGCGGCGAATCCGGCGTGCCGGCGCCGGTCGCGTTGCGCCAGCAGGCGACGCTGCGCGTCGCGAGCGTCGCGGACGTGACCCTGGCCCACAGCTTCGGACCCGGCCGCTACGGCTTTCTGTTCGTGGCCGACGGCACCGTCGAGGCGAACGGCGAGCGGCTCGCGACCGGCGACGCGGTTCGCATCCACGGCGTCCCCGAGCTGCGCGTGCACGGCACCGGCGAGCTGGTCCTGTGGGACGTCCCCGGCGTCGGCGAGAACTGA